A window from Telopea speciosissima isolate NSW1024214 ecotype Mountain lineage chromosome 8, Tspe_v1, whole genome shotgun sequence encodes these proteins:
- the LOC122672369 gene encoding pentatricopeptide repeat-containing protein At2g13600-like encodes MLKARALHASLLKAGLQNHVYSCNLLLQAYSECGALSDANKLLHHMPQPNPVSYNTLLSGYIKSQRIDEALKLFSATPQPDSRSWNIIISGYIQNQRIKEAITHFVQMHCSSARPDNFTFTIVIPCCDVDIGRQIHAEIVEFGWYSDVFVGTNLFRMYADAGEMENAKKVFDEMPNRDLVSWNALLFSYYKLGISEISLKLFQQLIRDGVQADEFTYAIVLNEFASSLRVFEARQVHSLIIQSGFCSDRFTNNALVNLYSKCGFIASAARLFGEMPVQDVVSWTAMIVGLSQSGHEENAISLFDQMRLADVKPNSFTFGGILSACASANAFERGRKFHCLVMMFGLDTDMVVGSAIVDMYLKCGELDDALRVFRSLAVMDIVSWNGMICGYAQNGEGKKALDLFHEMVQSRSIAIVPNHVTFIGVLSACSHNGLVNEGRYYFNDMVHRYSIKPTVEHYTCMVDILARAGLLEEAESLILTLPFKADSVIWGALLGACRLHGNTEMARRVAERLYVDEPENSSNYVLLAHAYTAIGEWNDALEVRKVMDATGAQKMIGCSWIEIRNSVHSFVAGDKNHPQIGLVYEVLWRLCQQMEEGDVRL; translated from the coding sequence ATGCTCAAAGCTCGAGCACTCCATGCATCCCTCCTTAAAGCAGGCCTCCAAAACCATGTCTATAGCTGCaaccttcttctccaagcctaCTCCGAATGCGGCGCTCTCTCTGACGCAAACAAGCTCCTTCACCATATGCCTCAACCCAACCCCGTTTCTTACAACACCCTCTTATCAGGTTACATCAAATCTCAGCGAATCGATGAAGCCCTTAAACTCTTCTCCGCCACACCTCAACCTGACTCTAGATCATGGAATATCATCATATCGGGTTATATCCAAAACCAGAGAATAAAGGAAGCCATTACCCATTTCGTCCAAATGCATTGTAGCTCCGCTAGGCCTGATAATTTCACTTTTACGATTGTAATCCCATGTTGTGATGTGGATATTGGGCGGCAAATTCATGCTGAGATTGTTGAGTTTGGTTGGTATTCGGATGTTTTTGTTGGCACTAATCTTTTTAGAATGTATGCAGATGCGGGAGAAATGGAGAATGCAAAGAAagtgtttgatgaaatgcctaatAGAGATTTGGTCTCATGGAATGCTTTGCTTTTCAGTTATTATAAACTTGGAATAAGTGAGATTAGTTTAAAACTGTTTCAACAACTTATTAGAGATGGGGTTCAAGCCGATGAGTTTACTTATGCGATAGTTTTGAATGAATTTGCATCTAGCTTGCGAGTTTTTGAAGCAAGACAGGTGCATTCATTGATTATTCAATCTGGGTTTTGTTCTGATCGCTTCACTAACAATGCATTGGTGAACCTGTACTCTAAGTGTGGATTTATTGCTTCTGCTGCCCGGTTATTTGGGGAGATGCCTGTGCAAGATGTGGTTTCTTGGACTGCGATGATTGTTGGGCTTTCACAAAGTGGACATGAAGAGAACGCGATATCATTGTTTGATCAGATGCGATTGGCTGATGTGAAGCCAAATTCTTTCACCTTTGGTGGCATACTTAGTGCTTGTGCAAGCGCTAATGCATTtgaaaggggaagaaaatttCACTGCCTAGTTATGATGTTTGGTTTGGATACAGATATGGTTGTGGGAAGTGCAATTGTAGATATGTATTTGAAATGTGGGGAGTTGGATGATGCATTGAGGGTCTTTCGAAGCTTGGCTGTAATGGATATCGTTTCGTGGAATGGAATGATATGTGGATATGCACAGAATGGTGAAGGTAAGAAAGCTTTAGACCTATTTCATGAGATGGTGCAATCCAGATCAATAGCCATTGTGCCAAACCATGTCACCTTCATTGGTGTTTTAAGTGCATGTAGCCACAATGGTTTGGTGAATGAGGGTCGCTACTACTTCAATGACATGGTTCACAGATATTCGATCAAGCCTACAGTAGAGCATTATACATGTATGGTTGATATATTGGCAAGGGCTGGACTGTTAGAAGAGGCTGAATCTCTTATTCTGACCTTGCCCTTCAAGGCTGATTCTGTAATATGGGGTGCATTGCTTGGAGCTTGTAGATTACATGGGAACACAGAGATGGCAAGACGAGTTGCAGAGCGCCTATATGTGGATGAACCCGAGAATTCTTCAAATTATGTGCTTCTTGCCCATGCATATACAGCCATTGGGGAGTGGAATGATGCATTGGAAGTTAGGAAAGTTATGGATGCAACAGGAGCTCAAAAGATGATTGGTTGTAGTTGGATTGAGATTCGCAATAGTGTGCATTCCTTTGTTGCGGGTGATAAGAATCATCCACAAATTGGATTGGTTTATGAGGTTCTATGGCGATTATGTCAGCAAATGGAGGAAGGGGATGTGAGATTATGA